A genomic region of Mesobacillus jeotgali contains the following coding sequences:
- a CDS encoding CobW family GTP-binding protein, with protein MKKAEVYILSGFLGTGKTTLLKQILQHEKNSGRNIAVMMNELGSVSIDSDAVDTDVPLKELLGGCICCTIQDKLESQLQGLLFDHDLDAIYIETTGAAHPVEVLDAVLSPLFADKLAIKGIITTVDGLQWLNRQSLDPQVHQLLIEQVKHADLIIVNKSDLLNESEQAKISMDIQGLNSQAKCILSTYSKVPIKLLEGLAYTDKAKSSGAHVQADLRLSTFVHQFQGAVSQRGFEDFLRALPDSVYRIKGYVLFDHSQYPDLFQYSYGMPLYMKEYMKMPLNLVFIGQVTDWPQLGQQLKELEK; from the coding sequence ATGAAAAAAGCAGAGGTTTATATTTTGTCCGGTTTCCTGGGAACAGGCAAAACGACATTACTTAAACAAATTTTACAACATGAAAAAAATAGCGGCCGGAACATTGCAGTTATGATGAACGAGCTAGGCAGTGTTTCGATCGATTCAGATGCCGTTGACACAGATGTTCCTTTAAAAGAGCTTCTTGGAGGGTGTATTTGCTGTACGATCCAGGACAAGCTTGAATCCCAGCTTCAAGGATTGTTATTTGATCACGATCTGGATGCCATTTACATAGAGACCACTGGTGCAGCTCATCCTGTAGAAGTTTTGGATGCCGTCCTTTCTCCATTGTTTGCAGACAAGCTTGCGATCAAAGGAATCATTACGACTGTAGATGGCCTACAGTGGCTCAATAGACAGTCTTTAGACCCCCAAGTCCATCAGCTTTTGATTGAGCAAGTGAAGCATGCTGACCTTATCATCGTCAATAAATCAGATTTGCTCAATGAATCAGAGCAGGCAAAAATCAGCATGGACATTCAAGGCCTAAATTCTCAAGCGAAATGTATTTTGAGCACCTATTCAAAAGTGCCAATTAAGCTTTTGGAGGGTTTGGCATATACCGATAAAGCTAAAAGTTCTGGGGCACATGTTCAGGCAGATCTAAGACTAAGCACTTTTGTGCATCAATTCCAGGGTGCTGTCAGCCAGAGAGGTTTTGAAGATTTTTTAAGGGCGCTGCCGGATTCCGTATACCGGATAAAAGGATATGTATTATTTGACCATTCTCAATATCCGGACCTGTTCCAGTATTCGTATGGGATGCCATTATATATGAAGGAATATATGAAAATGCCTCTCAATCTCGTTTTCATCGGCCAGGTAACTGATTGGCCCCAGCTTGGACAGCAGCTGAAGGAACTGGAAAAGTAA
- the copZ gene encoding copper chaperone CopZ gives MEKTTLNVSGMTCGHCEKAVKNALMGVDGVASVVVSLSEGKAEVEYDASKAEVSKMKEAVEDQGYDVE, from the coding sequence ATGGAAAAAACAACTTTAAATGTATCAGGAATGACTTGCGGACACTGCGAAAAGGCAGTTAAGAACGCTTTGATGGGAGTAGACGGAGTGGCTAGCGTCGTCGTTTCCCTTTCAGAAGGAAAAGCTGAAGTAGAATATGATGCTTCAAAAGCAGAAGTGAGCAAAATGAAGGAAGCAGTAGAAGATCAAGGCTACGATGTAGAATAG
- a CDS encoding DUF2188 domain-containing protein produces the protein MPWTKNDYPASMKNLDPDVREKAIEIANALVEEEHYDDGKAIPIAIDKAREYVENHDDD, from the coding sequence ATGCCTTGGACAAAGAATGATTATCCAGCCTCAATGAAGAACCTTGACCCTGATGTCCGCGAGAAAGCTATTGAGATAGCAAACGCGCTTGTTGAGGAAGAACATTATGATGATGGAAAAGCAATCCCGATTGCGATTGACAAAGCGAGGGAATATGTAGAAAACCATGATGATGATTAA
- a CDS encoding lmo1851 family serine protease, translated as MNEENKDDLKGQEKTAEAEAKNSFLRIKKFHFAMLLFFLVFLTAGITTFALAFGEDKPAVQVIREREEFAKLYDAYDTLKNDYFQEVDQEKLINGAIDGMLESLDDPYSDYMSQEDAKNFHQSLSSSFEGIGAEIQERDGFIFIVTPLKGSPAEKAGLQPEDKIMSVDGKSLQGMSTTEAVALIRGEKGTDVKLSILRQGGEKPVDVTITRDTIPIETVYGEMMDGGIAKVQITNFSQNTANELVNILNDLQKQGMKGLVLDLRQNPGGLLDQAIKISSLFVPEGEILFQVEDREGNVEKYASENENNNNLPLVVIIDKGSASASEILAGAVSESAGVPLVGEKSFGKGTVQRAEDFSDGSNMKFTTEKWLTPKGNWIHKKGIKPDHEVSMPEYASLPFIDPETELKVSTASEQVRAAQKMLKALGFEPGREDGFYDEKTKEAVIAFQKSKELEETGILKGSSTIELMNALREQIKNDDPQIQKAIEVLKQEMNK; from the coding sequence ATGAATGAAGAAAACAAAGATGATCTAAAGGGTCAAGAAAAGACAGCAGAAGCTGAGGCTAAAAATAGTTTTCTTCGGATAAAGAAGTTCCACTTTGCAATGCTGTTGTTTTTTCTAGTCTTTTTAACAGCGGGAATCACTACCTTTGCGCTTGCTTTCGGCGAAGACAAGCCGGCAGTGCAGGTAATTAGAGAGAGAGAAGAATTTGCAAAGCTATACGACGCATATGATACTTTGAAAAATGACTATTTCCAGGAAGTTGATCAGGAAAAGCTAATAAATGGTGCGATAGATGGAATGCTTGAATCATTGGACGATCCATATTCCGATTATATGAGCCAGGAAGATGCAAAGAATTTCCATCAGAGCTTGTCGTCTTCATTTGAGGGAATTGGAGCAGAAATTCAGGAGAGAGATGGTTTCATATTTATTGTCACTCCATTGAAGGGTTCTCCTGCAGAAAAAGCAGGCCTTCAACCAGAGGATAAAATTATGTCAGTTGATGGAAAAAGCCTTCAAGGCATGAGTACGACTGAAGCGGTGGCTCTTATTAGAGGAGAAAAAGGTACGGACGTAAAGCTGTCAATTCTTCGCCAGGGTGGAGAAAAACCGGTTGATGTCACAATAACCCGTGACACGATACCGATTGAAACGGTTTATGGTGAAATGATGGACGGAGGAATTGCAAAAGTCCAGATAACCAATTTCTCGCAAAACACTGCAAATGAGCTAGTAAATATTTTGAATGATCTCCAGAAACAAGGAATGAAAGGCCTCGTACTGGATCTTCGCCAAAATCCAGGTGGACTCCTGGATCAGGCAATCAAAATCTCCAGTCTCTTTGTGCCTGAGGGGGAAATACTCTTCCAGGTTGAAGACCGTGAAGGCAATGTAGAGAAATATGCATCAGAGAACGAAAATAATAATAACCTTCCTTTAGTTGTCATCATTGATAAGGGGAGTGCGAGTGCATCCGAAATCCTTGCAGGAGCAGTCAGTGAATCAGCCGGAGTACCTCTTGTGGGAGAAAAGTCATTCGGCAAAGGCACAGTCCAGCGAGCTGAGGATTTCTCAGACGGATCGAATATGAAGTTCACGACAGAAAAATGGTTGACGCCTAAAGGCAATTGGATTCATAAGAAAGGCATTAAGCCGGATCATGAAGTCTCAATGCCTGAATATGCTTCACTGCCTTTCATTGATCCGGAAACTGAATTGAAGGTATCAACAGCTTCTGAACAAGTCAGGGCTGCACAAAAGATGCTGAAAGCTCTAGGGTTTGAACCAGGCCGTGAGGATGGTTTCTATGATGAAAAGACAAAGGAAGCTGTCATCGCATTCCAAAAGTCAAAAGAGCTTGAAGAAACAGGTATTCTTAAAGGAAGCTCAACTATCGAATTAATGAATGCTCTGCGCGAACAGATTAAGAATGACGATCCACAAATTCAGAAAGCAATAGAAGTGTTAAAGCAGGAAATGAATAAATAA